gttagaacaaagtgaactataatttaaaaaaaattattctcgtaatgttattatggataaaaatactagttctaatataatacacaaatgcactaatgctaacttaatacataaatgatgcacaaatgaactaatgctaacttgatgcatatatgaactgatgctaactaatgccactggtatgatgaaaactgaattaatgcaatttaagaaaaaaatagaaacagaacaagcctaatttctgcaattttaatacaaataatttaaattgtagaatacaacaagttaactagatttcaaaatacaatgcaagtataattttataaactaaattctcatatagaaacataataaaagcataatgtaaaaaaaaattctcaaggacctatttgtccttcgaactttatttgcaaaatgacgtcaaggacttatttgtcctttgAACTTTATTCCCCTTTTAACGTGGCACTGTAACAAATACCTGGACACCGTTTTAGTCACGTCAGTCAGTTCCgtttggtgtatgagaggcaaatagacggaaggactaaattgttctttatttattaaaatcagaaactttttgtatttaaattttgtcagaaatatatttgttaaaaatttaaaaagttaggacctatctttttatcttttttcccATAAATAAATTCCAGTAAACCCTGAGTaaagtaatttaattttttccATAAAGTGCACGTACACAGCGGTCAGGTACTTGTATGCTACGATGTGGTACACTTAATGCATAAGGGTAGTGTTTGTTTTCATATATTAAAACTGGGATTAAGGAATTAGAATTTAGTATTGTATTTagtgattaaaaattaaaattttaatttaaaaataaaaaagtttaattttttaatatttttaaaaaataaaaatatagaagattaaaattttaataatatttttttaataattaaaaatatttaagtaaatatttttattttatctttatatttatcttaaattaaataaaatattaagataGAACTCAATTATATACACTttatacaaaatataatatttcagtttcttaatttttattttttaatcttaatcTTTTTTCTATACTatgattttattataaaattaaaaaaaaattttgagctTTTAAATCATTCTATGATGAATTGATGGTTATAATAATTTATGACGCAATTATAATTTTGGATTagattaaagtaaaaaaaaaaattctaaatttactAATGTAAAGCCCAATCtacaactaaataaataaaattaaaatatataaaattaaatattttaattcttaaaaatataaattattaactattaaataatgtTTAAATTTTTCGTATCACGAATATTGAGAACACGAATCACCTACTTCCTCTTGTATATCCCCATCATcaatataaacaaagtaatacaAGTATTAAAACATATGGAAACAATGACATGCTTGATATATGCTTTTATTGCTGGCAGAGATAATAAGGAGTTAAGGATGATAATGGAATAGTAGCTGGAAAATACATGAAAAATAATCCACGTAAACATAGACCCAGTTACCCTTTTGGAATATCAAAATATAACTAACATGAACTAGTGTCTTAATTATCTCAAACAATACCCCATTCTGCTCCTAGCTTATTTTTCAGCTGGTAGAGCTCTTTCACAGGGAGGGAAACGGTTACAATCCTTCCATTATTACCACCATCTTCACTATCCTCTTTTGATGGGGATGGAAATACCAAAACTACCCCTTGATCACCTACTCCACGGAAGCTACAATTTGCCACAATTGGTTTGTGCCCATTCAGCTTCACCCCAAACAAATCGGCTTCTTCCAAATCCACAAATGTCAAGTTTGCACCATACACAAAAAAGTCCTCTTTCCCTTCATCTTTTTCCACCAAATTTTTCACTATGTGGTTCTCGACCATCTTTTTCTCCGCAATGATCCTAGCCAATTCTGAAATATCAGATTTCCCAGATGCCAAATAAGGTTCAATTTTGCTTAAGACCAAACCATTATTGGTGGGGATATCATTTTCTCCACGTTTGGATCCATTACAACTTTTCGTACATATTGTCACAGCCTTAGGTCCAACATTCCCCCTAATGTGTGTAACACATTTCCATATTAGCGCtgaaattatttcaaaatatttattcattaggacattattattattagatgtgGCTTTGACCAAATGGTGAAGTTGTTTAGAAGTGATATGGAAAGAGTGAGTGGCCACGTGGCTGACATTGGAAGCAAGCCAGTATTCCCCAACAATTGTGGCCCTTTTGATGGAAGTAGGATTCTCAGAAACAAGGAGGGAATTATTATTTGGTTGAATGATTATTTCTTCGTCAGGCGCAGTGAGATTATTTGGGATCTGAAGAGATTTTGGTGGCACTGGCACGTGACCAGCAAGGATGTTACTCCACTTGGTTATGAAGTCCAAAGCTGAAAATGCATCGCCAAGCACGTGAGCCCAGCTCAGGCCCACGGAGAGTCCTCCACATTTGAACCAGGTGAACTAAATGCAAAAGCAAATGAAACATATTAGtgttttgttatttttccttGATATGGAtgacaataaaatttaaatttaattaaaattaaaaaatctcatGAATTAACactttttgttaaaatttagtcagtatttaatcataaaaaaatatataatctcaaactattaaaaatactaatgatgattaattaataactacaaaTTACCAAATATATTGACCCTCTAGAGTTAAATTATAGAAAGTTTGGATTGAGTTACAAGGAAtaatttgagaattttaaataaatttatagagTTTAAGTagttttaacaattaaaatttattttttatgattataattataattttatttttttgttaataaatttattaatgtttgaattttttatagTCAGATATAATTTTTTACTCTAACTTAAATATATCTATATTTGGcatattttaaatttggttttgCACTTTTATCCTTACTAAATAGTAAATACTtaggttgttgttgttattattagaaaaatattaagAACTAATTTTTAGTTAACAAATATTAGTTAACTCTAAAGCTATAATTTAGAAGTTAAGATTAACCGTTTACGATTTAAAtactagaatttaaaataaataaaataattttgaagaataattaatattaactgaAAAAAAATAAGTAGTAGCTCAACAAATATGatcgtttttttcatttttagatattaatatatttattaaattaaatattaaaattattactgaaaatatattttttattttctattatttagtatttagtaaAATTAATAAGATGAACTTTCTTATAAAAAAGAATTCAATTAACTAAttatattgtaaaaaaaaaagcaaatgaaagaaaaaaatattaacaaaacacAAACgctcttattaaaaaaaaatagattggAATTTGTATGAAATTGTGATTCAaaattttgtaattataaatTCAACTACTTGAATACTCAGAAAGacatacatattaaaaaaatgtaaatattaaaaaaaacacaaattacTAAAAAGTCAATTTAACTGATCTCATTTAGTAAAAGAATTCCAGTTTTATTATCCCGAAACGAAATGATACtgtttttgtaaaataatttgaTGAGTATTTACACTTTCAGCAATATtatataactaaattattttagtaaataaattagtctaataatttattaGATAATCAGAATATctagttaaaaaaaatacatgtaaaaaagtttagtttaatttaattataaaaataatcaattcacCTAATAATATGTTTTGTTCCGCCTTTGCCGCACAATTACTAGGTATAATCATCATATAAATCCAAGCACATCAATAATATTAGATAAAGACATGAAAATAAAtggatttttctttcttttttattttctctaaattttacttgtgaaaaatataaaaaaaaaaggatataaaTGTAAGAAGCTTTAAAAGTTTTtcttaaaacaaaaaatcataTTAACAAACACGAATTATATAATTACTACACGTCCTTACCAACTAATAACAAAGGCAAGATTGCATTATCttgattaaaagaataaaatattaaaataatattagaaagtttataccattcaaaaactaatttaaaaatataaaatatgataaaaataataaaaaattatattttttataaactacaaataatttttatcttaataaatAATGTTtctttgatctaaaattttgtaaaaatatttaaatatcacacataAGAAATCTgagtttatctctaattttttcagttttttaagaaaatttctaatttgttaaaaaaaactcacttcatttaaaattattaaaatttgtggataaaaatgttttattttttaataatatttgtaaaaaattatatcaaaatataatttttaaatttttaatatatatttaacatttaattatttttgtcaatatttataaatatttcataaattaattattctttttattttataaaattatttttattaaaaatataaattatctgaaaataataattatacttttatttttaataataccaCTTCATATATACTTATTTTTGCCCTGTGTATTTgcataaatttgtaaaaaaacgTATCGTGCATTAAATTCTTTTCTGCATGGACATCGTTGCTACCGATCATACTGATTTGATTTTCTGTCAGGATAGCAACAAAACAGATCCTCTTTTAGCACCTTTTACCATGCGTCTTAACTAACGTCTTCATGGGTTTTATACAATTTTGTTTTCTCGTGGgatttacttattttttagagaaataataattatttttataattaatttttaaaaatattttttattattaagaaaatttattatttttataagatttaatttttatataaaattttaaaaagttaatatctttttttgaataaataatttgaGGTTTgacaataatgataataattagcAATATTAtggatacaaaaaaattattatattattcgaaaacaaattattatcatgattattaattaaaagaatgaaTACATACATACGTATAAAATgaatataacaatttttttacgTTTATCAATTATCTTCTAAATAGTGTCATCTTCAATTATTCTTCTTTAAAAACACTAAATGAAATTGTATCTGTATTTATCTCTGAAAACAATCCAAAAGAAACTTTATTTATATTAggctataatatattaattaaatatataaaataataataaatataaaattggacaagataataaatgttaaatattttagttaaaagaatttatatttaaattttatggatacaaaaaattatttttattaatatgtataataaaaaaattaaaacaaaaatttctaatttaaactttttaaaattttcattatataataataataaaaaaatattagaaaaaataaaagactaaACCTTAACGAAAACCAGAGGGGAGAAACCAAGGTCAGGGCCAAGCACGTGGTCATGGACGAGCCCATCATCAACCTCGCGCAAGCATCCATTATTCTCATCGAACCACTCCCTGAGCGTGACGTCACGGTGCGACTCAGCGATACGCACACCGGCGTCGTTGCACTTCACGAACGGCCTTCCAGATTCGGATCTTCGAATCCGACCCGAAACATGTGAACACGTGTCAAGAAGTGGGAACATTGGCGTCTTGAGGTCCGAGATGGTGAGGCCTTGTACGGACTCAGAAGCGAAGAAGAATACGGGTCGGATGTAGTGGAGCTTCATGAGGAGGTCCATGTAGCTGAGCTGATACGCACTGTTTTGGTCACCTCGCGGGGTGGCGGGAACCACCGTTGAGATTCTTGAAGTCAGGAGCGGTGGTGCTTCGAGGTTACCCAGTGAACCCATATTTGACCTTTTGGCAATGTGAAATCCGAAACGGTGCGTTTTGGGGGGTGAGTGGGTGAGCGATAAAGTGTTGCTTCTATGGGCTGGTATTTATGTTGGTTATGCGTTGAGAAAAGTTGAGTAATGTGTGTACTCTAAATTTATTTACAAGGGATGGTTGGGGAAATGGTTGATGAGGAAATGGGATGGACCTACATTCTGTCG
This region of Arachis hypogaea cultivar Tifrunner chromosome 8, arahy.Tifrunner.gnm2.J5K5, whole genome shotgun sequence genomic DNA includes:
- the LOC112706251 gene encoding protein ECERIFERUM 2, whose protein sequence is MGSLGNLEAPPLLTSRISTVVPATPRGDQNSAYQLSYMDLLMKLHYIRPVFFFASESVQGLTISDLKTPMFPLLDTCSHVSGRIRRSESGRPFVKCNDAGVRIAESHRDVTLREWFDENNGCLREVDDGLVHDHVLGPDLGFSPLVFVKFTWFKCGGLSVGLSWAHVLGDAFSALDFITKWSNILAGHVPVPPKSLQIPNNLTAPDEEIIIQPNNNSLLVSENPTSIKRATIVGEYWLASNVSHVATHSFHITSKQLHHLVKATSNNNNVLMNKYFEIISALIWKCVTHIRGNVGPKAVTICTKSCNGSKRGENDIPTNNGLVLSKIEPYLASGKSDISELARIIAEKKMVENHIVKNLVEKDEGKEDFFVYGANLTFVDLEEADLFGVKLNGHKPIVANCSFRGVGDQGVVLVFPSPSKEDSEDGGNNGRIVTVSLPVKELYQLKNKLGAEWGIV